From Camelina sativa cultivar DH55 chromosome 7, Cs, whole genome shotgun sequence, one genomic window encodes:
- the LOC104702158 gene encoding probable serine/threonine-protein kinase At1g54610 isoform X2 — MGCVSSKQTVSVTPAIDHSFRENENNNECSGSGREDPPIPTLKKLVSWRSKSGKRRSQKSGSSELGSESGRASDSLSFRLGHFSRYLEAEHVAAGWPAWLSNVAGEAIHGWVPLRSDSFEKLEKIGQGTYSSVFRAVENETGRIVALKKVRFDNFEPESVKFMAREILILRRLNHPNIIKLEGLITSKLSCNIQLVFEYMEHDLTGLLSSPDIKFTTPQIKCYMKQLLSGLDHCHSRGVMHRDIKGSNLLLSNEGILKVADFGLANFSNSSGHKKKPLTSRVVTLWYRPPELLLGATDYGASVDMWSVGCVFAELLLGKPILRGRTEVEQLHKIFKLCGSPPEDYWKKSKLPHAMLFKPQQNYDSCLRETLKDLSETEINLIETLLSIDPHKRGTASSALVSQYFTTKPFACDPSSLPIYPPSKEIDSKHRDEATRKKISGSGIRGIDERKPSRKAHSFNKLAPVEDARHQTETFQKRIGHLVHNSIGSDARLCEKLQTPLDHKKDEASHMKNASQGDVPFSGPLQVSKSNSFAWAKREKDDVCVRVHNRSLSRGHIPNLSVHSPAFNGKSNVESKINKNENEAKCEDKTDSRGQESYEMVKRSMLKQWRQLERPDSFGASGEYHSQELSLGLSQRDEMARKLGNNLGNGDKIEFSGPLLSQSYGVDELLERHERHIRKLIRKPWFQKDKKQTK, encoded by the exons atgggttGCGTTAGCTCGAAGCAGACGGTCTCTGTGACGCCTGCGATCGATCACTCATtcagagaaaatgaaaacaataatgAGTGTTCTGGATCGGGTCGGGAGGATCCGCCTATCCCGACGTTGAAGAAGCTCGTCTCATGGAGGAGTAAGAGTGGGAAGAGAAGGAGTCAGAAGAGCGGTAGTAGTGAGTTGGGTAGCGAGTCTGGTCGTGCTAGTGACTCGCTGAGTTTTCGCCTCGGTCATTTCAGTAGATACCTTGAAGCTGAGCATGTCGCTGCTGGTTGGCCTGCTTGGTTAAGCAACGTTGCTGGTGAAGCTATCCATGGTTGGGTTCCCCTTCGATCCGACTCTTTCGAAAAGCTCGAAAAG ATCGGACAAGGTACTTATAGCAGCGTGTTTCGTGCGGTGGAGAATGAAACAGGGAGGATTGTTGCATTGAAGAAGGTGAGGTTTGACAATTTTGAGCCAGAGAGTGTTAAGTTTATGGCAAGAGAGATTTTGATACTTAGAAGACTTAACCATCCCAACATTATCAAACTGGAAGGTTTGATCACTTCGAAACTATCTTGCAACATACAACTTGTGTTCGAGTATATGGAGCATGATCTTACtggtcttctctcttctcctgaCATTAAATTTACGACGCCACAG ATTAAGTGTTATATGAAGCAATTGTTGTCTGGGTTAGATCATTGTCATTCACGAGGCGTGATGCATCGGGACATAAAGGGTTCAAATCTTTTGTTGAGTAATGAAGGTATACTAAAGGTGGCTGATTTTGGGTTAGCAAACTTTAGCAATTCTTCTGGGCACAAGAAGAAACCTCTTACCAGTCGAGTTGTGACTCTGTGGTATCGTCCACCTGAACTTTTGCTCGGGGCAACGGACTATGGAGCATCTGTTGATATGTGGAGTGTTGGTTGTGTCTTCGCTGAGCTGCTTCTTGGAAAACCGATTCTTCGGGGAAGAACTGAG GTTGAACAGCTGCACAAAATCTTCAAACTGTGTGGATCTCCACCAGAAGATTACTGGAAAAAGTCCAAACTTCCCCATGCAATGCTTTTCAAGCCTCAGCAAAACTATGATAGTTGTCTACGGGAAACCTTGAAAGATTTGTCTGAGACTGAAATCAATCTGATTGAAACTCTTCTTTCTATAGATCCCCACAAACGTGGTACCGCCTCTAGTGCCCTTGTTTCTCAG TATTTTACCACAAAGCCTTTTGCTTGTGATCCCTCAAGCTTACCAATATACCCACCTAGCAAGGAGATAGATTCAAAGCATCGGGATGAAGCAACAAG gAAAAAAATTAGCGGGAGTGGGATACGTGGTATAGATGAGAGGAAGCCATCACGGAAGGCCCATTCATTCAATAAATTGGCACCAGTTGAG GACGCGCGGCACCAAACTGAAACTTTTCAGAAACGAATTGGTCATTTAGTTCATAATTCGATTGGAAGTGACGCTAGGTTATGTGAGAAGCTGCAAACCCCATTAGATCACAAGAAAGACGAAGCTTCCCATATGAAGAATGCCTCACAAGGAGATGTACCTTTCTCAGGGCCGTTACAAGTCTCTAAATCAAACAGTTTTGCTTGGGCGAAACGAGAGAAAGATGACGTATGTGTTAGGGTACATAATCGATCTCTCTCAAGAGGTCACATTCCTAACTTGTCGGTACATTCCCCCGCCTTCAATGGGAAAAGTAATGTTGAATCTAAGATAAATAAGAATGAAAATGAGGCCAAGTGTGAGGACAAGACAGATTCTCGAGGCCAGGAGTCATATGAGATGGTGAAGCGTTCTATGTTGAAGCAGTGGAGACAACTTGAACGTCCAGATTCTTTTGGTGCATCTGGCGAGTATCACTCGCAGGAACTGTCATTGGGACTCTCTCAGAGAGATGAAATGGCAAGAAAGCTGGGTAATAATTTG GGTAATGGGGACAAGATCGAATTCTCAGGCCCTTTGTTGTCTCAATCTTATGGAGTTGATGAGCTTTTGGAACGTCATGAACGCCACATCCGCAAGCTAATTCGAAAACCGTGGTTCCAGAAAG ATAAGAAACAGACAAAGTGA
- the LOC104702158 gene encoding probable serine/threonine-protein kinase At1g54610 isoform X5, which produces MGCVSSKQTVSVTPAIDHSFRENENNNECSGSGREDPPIPTLKKLVSWRSKSGKRRSQKSGSSELGSESGRASDSLSFRLGHFSRYLEAEHVAAGWPAWLSNVAGEAIHGWVPLRSDSFEKLEKIGQGTYSSVFRAVENETGRIVALKKVRFDNFEPESVKFMAREILILRRLNHPNIIKLEGLITSKLSCNIQLVFEYMEHDLTGLLSSPDIKFTTPQIKCYMKQLLSGLDHCHSRGVMHRDIKGSNLLLSNEGILKVADFGLANFSNSSGHKKKPLTSRVVTLWYRPPELLLGATDYGASVDMWSVGCVFAELLLGKPILRGRTEVEQLHKIFKLCGSPPEDYWKKSKLPHAMLFKPQQNYDSCLRETLKDLSETEINLIETLLSIDPHKRGTASSALVSQYFTTKPFACDPSSLPIYPPSKEIDSKHRDEATRKKISGSGIRGIDERKPSRKAHSFNKLAPVEDARHQTETFQKRIGHLVHNSIGSDARLCEKLQTPLDHKKDEASHMKNASQGDVPFSGPLQVSKSNSFAWAKREKDDVCVRVHNRSLSRGHIPNLSVHSPAFNGKSNVESKINKNENEAKCEDKTDSRGQESYEMVKRSMLKQWRQLERPDSFGASGEYHSQELSLGLSQRDEMARKLGNNLGNGDKIEFSGPLLSQSYGVDELLERHERHIRKLIRKPWFQKDKKQTK; this is translated from the exons atgggttGCGTTAGCTCGAAGCAGACGGTCTCTGTGACGCCTGCGATCGATCACTCATtcagagaaaatgaaaacaataatgAGTGTTCTGGATCGGGTCGGGAGGATCCGCCTATCCCGACGTTGAAGAAGCTCGTCTCATGGAGGAGTAAGAGTGGGAAGAGAAGGAGTCAGAAGAGCGGTAGTAGTGAGTTGGGTAGCGAGTCTGGTCGTGCTAGTGACTCGCTGAGTTTTCGCCTCGGTCATTTCAGTAGATACCTTGAAGCTGAGCATGTCGCTGCTGGTTGGCCTGCTTGGTTAAGCAACGTTGCTGGTGAAGCTATCCATGGTTGGGTTCCCCTTCGATCCGACTCTTTCGAAAAGCTCGAAAAG ATCGGACAAGGTACTTATAGCAGCGTGTTTCGTGCGGTGGAGAATGAAACGGGGAGGATTGTTGCATTGAAGAAGGTGAGGTTTGACAATTTTGAGCCAGAGAGTGTTAAGTTTATGGCAAGAGAGATTTTGATACTTAGAAGACTTAACCATCCCAACATTATCAAACTGGAAGGTTTGATCACTTCGAAACTATCTTGCAACATACAACTTGTGTTCGAGTATATGGAGCATGATCTTACtggtcttctctcttctcctgaCATTAAATTTACGACGCCACAG ATTAAGTGTTATATGAAGCAATTGTTGTCTGGGTTAGATCATTGTCATTCACGAGGCGTGATGCATCGGGACATAAAGGGTTCAAATCTTTTGTTGAGTAATGAAGGTATACTAAAGGTGGCTGATTTTGGGTTAGCAAACTTTAGCAATTCTTCTGGGCACAAGAAGAAACCTCTTACCAGTCGAGTTGTGACTCTGTGGTATCGTCCACCTGAACTTTTGCTCGGGGCAACGGACTATGGAGCATCTGTTGATATGTGGAGTGTTGGTTGTGTCTTCGCTGAGCTGCTTCTTGGAAAACCGATTCTTCGGGGAAGAACTGAG GTTGAACAGCTGCACAAAATCTTCAAACTGTGTGGATCTCCACCAGAAGATTACTGGAAAAAGTCCAAACTTCCCCATGCAATGCTTTTCAAGCCTCAGCAAAACTATGATAGTTGTCTACGGGAAACCTTGAAAGATTTGTCTGAGACTGAAATCAATCTGATTGAAACTCTTCTTTCTATAGATCCCCACAAACGTGGTACCGCCTCTAGTGCCCTTGTTTCTCAG TATTTTACCACAAAGCCTTTTGCTTGTGATCCCTCAAGCTTACCAATATACCCACCTAGCAAGGAGATAGATTCAAAGCATCGGGATGAAGCAACAAG gAAAAAAATTAGCGGGAGTGGGATACGTGGTATAGATGAGAGGAAGCCATCACGGAAGGCCCATTCATTCAATAAATTGGCACCAGTTGAG GACGCGCGGCACCAAACTGAAACTTTTCAGAAACGAATTGGTCATTTAGTTCATAATTCGATTGGAAGTGACGCTAGGTTATGTGAGAAGCTGCAAACCCCATTAGATCACAAGAAAGACGAAGCTTCCCATATGAAGAATGCCTCACAAGGAGATGTACCTTTCTCAGGGCCGTTACAAGTCTCTAAATCAAACAGTTTTGCTTGGGCGAAACGAGAGAAAGATGACGTATGTGTTAGGGTACATAATCGATCTCTCTCAAGAGGTCACATTCCTAACTTGTCGGTACATTCCCCCGCCTTCAATGGGAAAAGTAATGTTGAATCTAAGATAAATAAGAATGAAAATGAGGCCAAGTGTGAGGACAAGACAGATTCTCGAGGCCAGGAGTCATATGAGATGGTGAAGCGTTCTATGTTGAAGCAGTGGAGACAACTTGAACGTCCAGATTCTTTTGGTGCATCTGGCGAGTATCACTCGCAGGAACTGTCATTGGGACTCTCTCAGAGAGATGAAATGGCAAGAAAGCTGGGTAATAATTTG GGTAATGGGGACAAGATCGAATTCTCAGGCCCTTTGTTGTCTCAATCTTATGGAGTTGATGAGCTTTTGGAACGTCATGAACGCCACATCCGCAAGCTAATTCGAAAACCGTGGTTCCAGAAAG ATAAGAAACAGACAAAGTGA
- the LOC104702158 gene encoding probable serine/threonine-protein kinase At1g54610 isoform X1 yields MGCVSSKQTVSVTPAIDHSFRENENNNECSGSGREDPPIPTLKKLVSWRSKSGKRRSQKSGSSELGSESGRASDSLSFRLGHFSRYLEAEHVAAGWPAWLSNVAGEAIHGWVPLRSDSFEKLEKIGQGTYSSVFRAVENETGRIVALKKVRFDNFEPESVKFMAREILILRRLNHPNIIKLEGLITSKLSCNIQLVFEYMEHDLTGLLSSPDIKFTTPQIKCYMKQLLSGLDHCHSRGVMHRDIKGSNLLLSNEGILKVADFGLANFSNSSGHKKKPLTSRVVTLWYRPPELLLGATDYGASVDMWSVGCVFAELLLGKPILRGRTEVEQLHKIFKLCGSPPEDYWKKSKLPHAMLFKPQQNYDSCLRETLKDLSETEINLIETLLSIDPHKRGTASSALVSQYFTTKPFACDPSSLPIYPPSKEIDSKHRDEATRKKISGSGIRGIDERKPSRKAHSFNKLAPVEDARHQTETFQKRIGHLVHNSIGSDARLCEKLQTPLDHKKDEASHMKNASQGDVPFSGPLQVSKSNSFAWAKREKDDVCVRVHNRSLSRGHIPNLSVHSPAFNGKSNVECKINKNENEDKREDKTDSRGQESYEMVKRSMLKQWRQLERPDSFSASDEYHSQELSLGLYQRDEMAAKLGNNLGDGDKIEFSGPLLSQSYGVDELLERHERHIRKLIRKPWFQKDKKQTK; encoded by the exons atgggttGCGTTAGCTCGAAGCAGACGGTCTCTGTGACGCCTGCGATCGATCACTCATtcagagaaaatgaaaacaataatgAGTGTTCTGGATCGGGTCGGGAGGATCCGCCTATCCCGACGTTGAAGAAGCTCGTCTCATGGAGGAGTAAGAGTGGGAAGAGAAGGAGTCAGAAGAGCGGTAGTAGTGAGTTGGGTAGCGAGTCTGGTCGTGCTAGTGACTCGCTGAGTTTTCGCCTCGGTCATTTCAGTAGATACCTTGAAGCTGAGCATGTCGCTGCTGGTTGGCCTGCTTGGTTAAGCAACGTTGCTGGTGAAGCTATCCATGGTTGGGTTCCCCTTCGATCCGACTCTTTCGAAAAGCTCGAAAAG ATCGGACAAGGTACTTATAGCAGCGTGTTTCGTGCGGTGGAGAATGAAACAGGGAGGATTGTTGCATTGAAGAAGGTGAGGTTTGACAATTTTGAGCCAGAGAGTGTTAAGTTTATGGCAAGAGAGATTTTGATACTTAGAAGACTTAACCATCCCAACATTATCAAACTGGAAGGTTTGATCACTTCGAAACTATCTTGCAACATACAACTTGTGTTCGAGTATATGGAGCATGATCTTACtggtcttctctcttctcctgaCATTAAATTTACGACGCCACAG ATTAAGTGTTATATGAAGCAATTGTTGTCTGGGTTAGATCATTGTCATTCACGAGGCGTGATGCATCGGGACATAAAGGGTTCAAATCTTTTGTTGAGTAATGAAGGTATACTAAAGGTGGCTGATTTTGGGTTAGCAAACTTTAGCAATTCTTCTGGGCACAAGAAGAAACCTCTTACCAGTCGAGTTGTGACTCTGTGGTATCGTCCACCTGAACTTTTGCTCGGGGCAACGGACTATGGAGCATCTGTTGATATGTGGAGTGTTGGTTGTGTCTTCGCTGAGCTGCTTCTTGGAAAACCGATTCTTCGGGGAAGAACTGAG GTTGAACAGCTGCACAAAATCTTCAAACTGTGTGGATCTCCACCAGAAGATTACTGGAAAAAGTCCAAACTTCCCCATGCAATGCTTTTCAAGCCTCAGCAAAACTATGATAGTTGTCTACGGGAAACCTTGAAAGATTTGTCTGAGACTGAAATCAATCTGATTGAAACTCTTCTTTCTATAGATCCCCACAAACGTGGTACCGCCTCTAGTGCCCTTGTTTCTCAG TATTTTACCACAAAGCCTTTTGCTTGTGATCCCTCAAGCTTACCAATATACCCACCTAGCAAGGAGATAGATTCAAAGCATCGGGATGAAGCAACAAG gAAAAAAATTAGCGGGAGTGGGATACGTGGTATAGATGAGAGGAAGCCATCACGGAAGGCCCATTCATTCAATAAATTGGCACCAGTTGAG GACGCGCGGCACCAAACTGAAACTTTTCAGAAACGAATTGGTCATTTAGTTCATAATTCGATTGGAAGTGACGCTAGGTTATGTGAGAAGCTGCAAACCCCATTAGATCACAAGAAAGACGAAGCTTCCCATATGAAGAATGCCTCACAAGGAGATGTACCTTTCTCAGGGCCGTTACAAGTCTCTAA ATCAAACAGTTTTGCTTGGGCGAAACGAGAAAAAGATGACGTATGTGTTAGGGTACATAATCGATCTCTCTCAAGAGGTCACATTCCTAACTTGTCGGTACATTCTCCCGCCTTCAATGGGAAAAGTAATGTTGAATGTAAGATAAATAAGAATGAAAATGAGGACAAACGTGAGGACAAGACAGATTCTCGAGGCCAGGAGTCATATGAGATGGTGAAGCGTTCTATGTTGAAGCAGTGGAGGCAACTTGAACGTCCAGATTCTTTTAGTGCGTCTGACGAGTATCACTCACAGGAACTGTCATTGGGACTCTATCAGAGAGATGAAATGGCAGCAAAGCTGGGTAATAATTTG GGTGATGGGGACAAGATCGAATTCTCAGGCCCTTTGTTGTCTCAATCTTATGGAGTTGATGAGCTTTTGGAACGTCATGAACGCCACATCCGCAAGCTAATTCGAAAACCGTGGTTCCAGAAAG ATAAGAAACAGACAAAGTGA
- the LOC104702158 gene encoding probable serine/threonine-protein kinase At1g54610 isoform X3 encodes MGCVSSKQTVSVTPAIDHSFRENENNNECSGSGREDPPIPTLKKLVSWRSKSGKRRSQKSGSSELGSESGRASDSLSFRLGHFSRYLEAEHVAAGWPAWLSNVAGEAIHGWVPLRSDSFEKLEKIGQGTYSSVFRAVENETGRIVALKKVRFDNFEPESVKFMAREILILRRLNHPNIIKLEGLITSKLSCNIQLVFEYMEHDLTGLLSSPDIKFTTPQIKCYMKQLLSGLDHCHSRGVMHRDIKGSNLLLSNEGILKVADFGLANFSNSSGHKKKPLTSRVVTLWYRPPELLLGATDYGASVDMWSVGCVFAELLLGKPILRGRTEVEQLHKIFKLCGSPPEDYWKKSKLPHAMLFKPQQNYDSCLRETLKDLSETEINLIETLLSIDPHKRGTASSALVSQYFTTKPFACDPSSLPIYPPSKEIDSKHRDEATRKKISGSGIRGIDERKPSRKAHSFNKLAPVEDARHQTETFQKRIGHLVHNSIGSDARLCEKLQTPLDHKKDEASHMKNASQGDVPFSGPLQVSKSNSFAWAKREKDDVCVRVHNRSLSRGHIPNLSVHSPAFNGKSNVESKINKNENEAKCEDKTDSRGQESYEMVKRSMLKQWRQLERPDSFGASGEYHSQELSLGLSQRDEMARKLGNNLGNGDKIEFSGPLLSQSYGVDELLERHERHIRKLIRKPWFQKGNLR; translated from the exons atgggttGCGTTAGCTCGAAGCAGACGGTCTCTGTGACGCCTGCGATCGATCACTCATtcagagaaaatgaaaacaataatgAGTGTTCTGGATCGGGTCGGGAGGATCCGCCTATCCCGACGTTGAAGAAGCTCGTCTCATGGAGGAGTAAGAGTGGGAAGAGAAGGAGTCAGAAGAGCGGTAGTAGTGAGTTGGGTAGCGAGTCTGGTCGTGCTAGTGACTCGCTGAGTTTTCGCCTCGGTCATTTCAGTAGATACCTTGAAGCTGAGCATGTCGCTGCTGGTTGGCCTGCTTGGTTAAGCAACGTTGCTGGTGAAGCTATCCATGGTTGGGTTCCCCTTCGATCCGACTCTTTCGAAAAGCTCGAAAAG ATCGGACAAGGTACTTATAGCAGCGTGTTTCGTGCGGTGGAGAATGAAACAGGGAGGATTGTTGCATTGAAGAAGGTGAGGTTTGACAATTTTGAGCCAGAGAGTGTTAAGTTTATGGCAAGAGAGATTTTGATACTTAGAAGACTTAACCATCCCAACATTATCAAACTGGAAGGTTTGATCACTTCGAAACTATCTTGCAACATACAACTTGTGTTCGAGTATATGGAGCATGATCTTACtggtcttctctcttctcctgaCATTAAATTTACGACGCCACAG ATTAAGTGTTATATGAAGCAATTGTTGTCTGGGTTAGATCATTGTCATTCACGAGGCGTGATGCATCGGGACATAAAGGGTTCAAATCTTTTGTTGAGTAATGAAGGTATACTAAAGGTGGCTGATTTTGGGTTAGCAAACTTTAGCAATTCTTCTGGGCACAAGAAGAAACCTCTTACCAGTCGAGTTGTGACTCTGTGGTATCGTCCACCTGAACTTTTGCTCGGGGCAACGGACTATGGAGCATCTGTTGATATGTGGAGTGTTGGTTGTGTCTTCGCTGAGCTGCTTCTTGGAAAACCGATTCTTCGGGGAAGAACTGAG GTTGAACAGCTGCACAAAATCTTCAAACTGTGTGGATCTCCACCAGAAGATTACTGGAAAAAGTCCAAACTTCCCCATGCAATGCTTTTCAAGCCTCAGCAAAACTATGATAGTTGTCTACGGGAAACCTTGAAAGATTTGTCTGAGACTGAAATCAATCTGATTGAAACTCTTCTTTCTATAGATCCCCACAAACGTGGTACCGCCTCTAGTGCCCTTGTTTCTCAG TATTTTACCACAAAGCCTTTTGCTTGTGATCCCTCAAGCTTACCAATATACCCACCTAGCAAGGAGATAGATTCAAAGCATCGGGATGAAGCAACAAG gAAAAAAATTAGCGGGAGTGGGATACGTGGTATAGATGAGAGGAAGCCATCACGGAAGGCCCATTCATTCAATAAATTGGCACCAGTTGAG GACGCGCGGCACCAAACTGAAACTTTTCAGAAACGAATTGGTCATTTAGTTCATAATTCGATTGGAAGTGACGCTAGGTTATGTGAGAAGCTGCAAACCCCATTAGATCACAAGAAAGACGAAGCTTCCCATATGAAGAATGCCTCACAAGGAGATGTACCTTTCTCAGGGCCGTTACAAGTCTCTAAATCAAACAGTTTTGCTTGGGCGAAACGAGAGAAAGATGACGTATGTGTTAGGGTACATAATCGATCTCTCTCAAGAGGTCACATTCCTAACTTGTCGGTACATTCCCCCGCCTTCAATGGGAAAAGTAATGTTGAATCTAAGATAAATAAGAATGAAAATGAGGCCAAGTGTGAGGACAAGACAGATTCTCGAGGCCAGGAGTCATATGAGATGGTGAAGCGTTCTATGTTGAAGCAGTGGAGACAACTTGAACGTCCAGATTCTTTTGGTGCATCTGGCGAGTATCACTCGCAGGAACTGTCATTGGGACTCTCTCAGAGAGATGAAATGGCAAGAAAGCTGGGTAATAATTTG GGTAATGGGGACAAGATCGAATTCTCAGGCCCTTTGTTGTCTCAATCTTATGGAGTTGATGAGCTTTTGGAACGTCATGAACGCCACATCCGCAAGCTAATTCGAAAACCGTGGTTCCAGAAAG GTAACTTGAGATAG
- the LOC104702158 gene encoding probable serine/threonine-protein kinase At1g54610 isoform X4: MGCVSSKQTVSVTPAIDHSFRENENNNECSGSGREDPPIPTLKKLVSWRSKSGKRRSQKSGSSELGSESGRASDSLSFRLGHFSRYLEAEHVAAGWPAWLSNVAGEAIHGWVPLRSDSFEKLEKIGQGTYSSVFRAVENETGRIVALKKVRFDNFEPESVKFMAREILILRRLNHPNIIKLEGLITSKLSCNIQLVFEYMEHDLTGLLSSPDIKFTTPQIKCYMKQLLSGLDHCHSRGVMHRDIKGSNLLLSNEGILKVADFGLANFSNSSGHKKKPLTSRVVTLWYRPPELLLGATDYGASVDMWSVGCVFAELLLGKPILRGRTEVEQLHKIFKLCGSPPEDYWKKSKLPHAMLFKPQQNYDSCLRETLKDLSETEINLIETLLSIDPHKRGTASSALVSQYFTTKPFACDPSSLPIYPPSKEIDSKHRDEATRKKISGSGIRGIDERKPSRKAHSFNKLAPVEDARHQTETFQKRIGHLVHNSIGSDARLCEKLQTPLDHKKDEASHMKNASQGDVPFSGPLQVSKSNSFAWAKREKDDVCVRVHNRSLSRGHIPNLSVHSPAFNGKSNVECKINKNENEDKREDKTDSRGQESYEMVKRSMLKQWRQLERPDSFSASDEYHSQELSLGLYQRDEMAAKLGNNLGDGDKIEFSGPLLSQSYGVDELLERHERHIRKLIRKPWFQKGNLR, from the exons atgggttGCGTTAGCTCGAAGCAGACGGTCTCTGTGACGCCTGCGATCGATCACTCATtcagagaaaatgaaaacaataatgAGTGTTCTGGATCGGGTCGGGAGGATCCGCCTATCCCGACGTTGAAGAAGCTCGTCTCATGGAGGAGTAAGAGTGGGAAGAGAAGGAGTCAGAAGAGCGGTAGTAGTGAGTTGGGTAGCGAGTCTGGTCGTGCTAGTGACTCGCTGAGTTTTCGCCTCGGTCATTTCAGTAGATACCTTGAAGCTGAGCATGTCGCTGCTGGTTGGCCTGCTTGGTTAAGCAACGTTGCTGGTGAAGCTATCCATGGTTGGGTTCCCCTTCGATCCGACTCTTTCGAAAAGCTCGAAAAG ATCGGACAAGGTACTTATAGCAGCGTGTTTCGTGCGGTGGAGAATGAAACAGGGAGGATTGTTGCATTGAAGAAGGTGAGGTTTGACAATTTTGAGCCAGAGAGTGTTAAGTTTATGGCAAGAGAGATTTTGATACTTAGAAGACTTAACCATCCCAACATTATCAAACTGGAAGGTTTGATCACTTCGAAACTATCTTGCAACATACAACTTGTGTTCGAGTATATGGAGCATGATCTTACtggtcttctctcttctcctgaCATTAAATTTACGACGCCACAG ATTAAGTGTTATATGAAGCAATTGTTGTCTGGGTTAGATCATTGTCATTCACGAGGCGTGATGCATCGGGACATAAAGGGTTCAAATCTTTTGTTGAGTAATGAAGGTATACTAAAGGTGGCTGATTTTGGGTTAGCAAACTTTAGCAATTCTTCTGGGCACAAGAAGAAACCTCTTACCAGTCGAGTTGTGACTCTGTGGTATCGTCCACCTGAACTTTTGCTCGGGGCAACGGACTATGGAGCATCTGTTGATATGTGGAGTGTTGGTTGTGTCTTCGCTGAGCTGCTTCTTGGAAAACCGATTCTTCGGGGAAGAACTGAG GTTGAACAGCTGCACAAAATCTTCAAACTGTGTGGATCTCCACCAGAAGATTACTGGAAAAAGTCCAAACTTCCCCATGCAATGCTTTTCAAGCCTCAGCAAAACTATGATAGTTGTCTACGGGAAACCTTGAAAGATTTGTCTGAGACTGAAATCAATCTGATTGAAACTCTTCTTTCTATAGATCCCCACAAACGTGGTACCGCCTCTAGTGCCCTTGTTTCTCAG TATTTTACCACAAAGCCTTTTGCTTGTGATCCCTCAAGCTTACCAATATACCCACCTAGCAAGGAGATAGATTCAAAGCATCGGGATGAAGCAACAAG gAAAAAAATTAGCGGGAGTGGGATACGTGGTATAGATGAGAGGAAGCCATCACGGAAGGCCCATTCATTCAATAAATTGGCACCAGTTGAG GACGCGCGGCACCAAACTGAAACTTTTCAGAAACGAATTGGTCATTTAGTTCATAATTCGATTGGAAGTGACGCTAGGTTATGTGAGAAGCTGCAAACCCCATTAGATCACAAGAAAGACGAAGCTTCCCATATGAAGAATGCCTCACAAGGAGATGTACCTTTCTCAGGGCCGTTACAAGTCTCTAA ATCAAACAGTTTTGCTTGGGCGAAACGAGAAAAAGATGACGTATGTGTTAGGGTACATAATCGATCTCTCTCAAGAGGTCACATTCCTAACTTGTCGGTACATTCTCCCGCCTTCAATGGGAAAAGTAATGTTGAATGTAAGATAAATAAGAATGAAAATGAGGACAAACGTGAGGACAAGACAGATTCTCGAGGCCAGGAGTCATATGAGATGGTGAAGCGTTCTATGTTGAAGCAGTGGAGGCAACTTGAACGTCCAGATTCTTTTAGTGCGTCTGACGAGTATCACTCACAGGAACTGTCATTGGGACTCTATCAGAGAGATGAAATGGCAGCAAAGCTGGGTAATAATTTG GGTGATGGGGACAAGATCGAATTCTCAGGCCCTTTGTTGTCTCAATCTTATGGAGTTGATGAGCTTTTGGAACGTCATGAACGCCACATCCGCAAGCTAATTCGAAAACCGTGGTTCCAGAAAGGTAACTTGAGATAG